ATTATGTGATTATTTATCTGTCATCTTGCTACCAACAGTCAATCAGTGATCTGTCAATGATcactaataaattatattcaaaaataataaattaattctgctggtaacatacatttttattgagtcaataaaatatcattttactGGTTATTTAAACTGTGTTAtccaaaaaaattttaatatcttagcGAAGCTGATGctattttatgatattattgacttcatttatttgtgttgaaatatttatattctgtgATGATTTGCCtataattatgttgttgttttataaatattttatattttaagaaatatcagatctgatgtatttttaatgcgtattctttatcttttttgttCATCATTCGATTATTAAAAGATACACCTTGTAAGAGTAGAGGATTGATATAGTTGAGGCTGTAGGTTGAAAGATTAGTAAGATCTAGAGCATTAAGCtaatttagaaagaaaaagtaatttgttGGTTTGTGAAACTGTATACTTGTAACATCAGAATTAATTACCGCCAACCTCTACGTTACGTCTACGTTTAttttggttgttttttatagattaaaaattaatgattatataatttttttttatcgtcaatttttttcaaataagccGGGCTTATTATGTCTagtcttatattttttaataatttaagcaatttgatattataaattaaaatatttttagtttcaaCAATTgtatgtgtaaaaatattttactatctcCCAATCAGTTTTGTTAAAGGTACCCCGAATACATCAACTTTAATGTTTCtgtcaaacaattttttgaaCTAAAAAGAAACTGACAGACaattctttgacaaaaaaacttaaaggaATTTAGTCACTAAAAAGTACGAATGCTATAATTgtgtaacaaaaattgtttgacgataattcaaattagtttgtattctttaaacatttaataaatatatacttgtCTTTTCTTTGtatgaaagataaaaaaaaaatgcttttcattgaatattttgtatgtattaatGAGCAAGGTCAATTTATCCTCAATGGTCATAGCTGAAGACTACGTCaattttccttattttattGTGATACCTTATTACACATGATGTAACTTACTCATGTGTAGTTTGTTTTTAGTGATACTTGGTTGGTGgcgtatatttttgttatattttgtctTAGGAAcctattaaagtaaatacttTTACCGAAActgcttgtttttttaaaccctTGACATGTCGATAAAAAGCTATcctcgaattaaaaaaattatgttcttccagagtgtgctttatatctgtgccaaatttcatcaagatctgattagccattctggagataccttctaacaaacatccgtccatctgtctaagtatttataatattagtaagatttaagatACCCaccatacataaaaaaacttgtgagccgtcatgggacgcctggcagatgtgaaacatcgtgtgtgtacaagtaatatgcataaaatattataattaaatgaataataataataatgatgattataatgatactaataaataatatatgtatgtatacatatgtatagcgtggcgacccgtcgccacgccaacaattcggtttacaagtgatcctatagatgtttcacatcaaaaatagTCTTACttcaaagaaaacaaagtttatataacattattttattcacagTTTAAATTTGTACTTGAATGAAAGAATGTTTTAGACCATCTGTTACAGATAATCTTTGTTTGTCATCTAACATGAGCATTTTATCTAATAAATCTTTCAGTTGTACCACCTTTTTCTCTTCACTTGATGttagctttttaaaatattgcttcAAATCACGCTGCAGATCTCTGCAAATTACTATGTGATTCATTTCAACAACTTTTTCTCTCTCCGTTACCTTGTCTTTTTTACGGagcaaaaaattgtttttataattgaaatgttgatctttaaatttacttcTTCTTAACAATTTGCTAGGAATTTTACCCTTTAAGTCCATGAaacatttcaacattttattgttggATCCTCCAGTAAAAAGGATATTATTTGTTGCCATTTCATATACCGTACATGCTGTTGACCAAATATCTATACCATAGCTGTACGGAATACCCAAAATAATTTCTGGAGCTCTATAAAATCTCGAAACTAGATAGGGTGTTGGTTCATTTTCATTGACTTTGGCAGCTGATCCAAAATCGCATAATtttagaacatttttattttcatttactaaTATGTTATCTGGTTTTATATCTGCGTGTATAACACCAATTTTGGACAGTAATTTTAAAGCCAAAAATAGTTGTCTTGTATATATCATCAAAGCTTTTAGACTAATTCCATTGtgttttccatatttttttaataaagatcgCATATCCATATAAAATGGTTCTAATACTAGGCAGAGATGTCCTTTGTGAATAAAGTTTCTGAGTAATTTTACACAATGGTATTTATCATCTGGATCATTATCattgatttcttttaatatagcCATTTCCTTTAAACCTGTTTTTTGCATAAGCTCAttgtttcttataatttttatagctactTCATTACCTTTAAATGTATGGTCTTGTGCACGAACAACATTAGCAAAGACACCTTGTCCTAGAATGGACTTAACTGTATATCTGTTATTGTTAATGCAGTCACCGACTCTTGCTTTATAATACCCTTCCTCATCATCCCAATTATCAGCCAATTCAGCAttcttatcattattatcttGAATAATGACTTCAGGGTCTTTATTTTTAGGAAATTCATCTTTTTCTGAAAACATATCTGTTATTTCCTTCCCTGTACTTTTTATTGAGTTTGCAGtgtcattattttctatttcacAATCAACTTGGcttgtattttgaattttggAGTCTTCTTCtatattgattatattttgagAATTATTTAAGTGATCTAATAGTTGTTTGCGTTGTTTACGCCTTTGCTCAATTATATATTCCTCATCTTCAGATTCAGAAATATGTATGCCTTCTTGATTATATTCTGGTGATGGttctttaattgttttagcatcagcattatattttttacttttattatcttgTTTATCTCCATTTACATGTTTTCGTTTTCTTTCATTTGCATCTTTCAACATTTTCGTTTCAttataagaatatgttttgtatttttctaagTTTGCACACAataattttctcttttttaacaattcttCCATACTGAAGTCTTCCATGATTGGTAAAGGTGGAGTTCTTGAATCAGTATGCTttacctttgttttttttccatGTTCCCTAACACTTTCTATTTTCCTATCACTTCTTGAACTTTTATGATTGCTTTTTCTGTAATTTGTCCTATTACATTCTGCCATGGTCTATAAGCAATatgtatatgttaaaaaacttttgtaatcGGATGTTTTAGTTCAAATTTCCTATCTGTAACcaaacaaatcaaaattagGTTTATACCCACATACTAAAaaagtaatagtaaaattGTGGTAAGCTTTTTCTTGTGTTAAAtccataaaaatcaattataatgaATGGTATTTAGCTTAatgattcaaataaaaattacaaaaaactgTTATGAATTTAACACAATTTGCGGTTAAATTCAAGGTTAACTAGGTCATTGATTACATGTCCACCCTGTGAATTATCATCTGTATTTTCCAACATTACTCAGATGTTAATCATTTCATGTTGATGCAGAACGTGACATCACGTTTTCAGAAGTGATTCAAATTCTTGGGTCGCTTTTGTTCACTTTACTTTCCCATCCATGGTTATCTATACAAAAAATGAatgttatttgaatattagatgttttaaatagttttacactaacaatagtttttttatagtataatgCCACCACAATTTAATAAGAAGTATTGATACAATACTTACTCCTTTACATTCAAACAGTACACATGTCATGacaattttaaagtacaaattttAGTATAAGTTATATAACAAGAAGTTGTCCATGCACAAGTcaacaaaaaattgtaaagtagCAAAATTAGATGAAACAGTTTTATCTTTGTACTTTAAAAGGTATCAATGTTCATGACATGAGCactgttttaaattcattttgcaTTGTAAAGTACATAAGCAAAGACATAGCTGTAAGTAGACAGTTAAGTTTATTCCAAAttgatttattcatttttccataaaaacttataatcTGTGTTTGTCTTATGTACCTTACatttaaatagtataaaaaattggaTTCACTTTACTTTTTCCTAAAACTCTAAAACTCTATACATTAAAccaaattttgtattaaagatAGTGTTTATTGTCAGTAATATAGGCCTATatttggaattaaaattaaaatttatcccAGACAAGACACGCATCTTTTGTCTGCGACAAATTTTTGCTCGGTATTCGATGaatatttttggtaaaacCTGTAAATCTCGTTCAagtatttgtaatttcaacGATTAATATACACATAACACTGatgtatttagtatttataaaagatttattaaatgaatagtATTGTACAACGTATTATGATTTTAGCAATATTAAATTGTCAAACTCAAATTGTCAAtttcctttctttttttttccgcCCATTGCGCAGGCTATAGCCTTTCGACCATACTGCcttgaaatttcttttcaatattaaattgtcaTTGTCGCCCAGAGAAAAAATTCAGTTCactttgataaaaacaaaaaataatcttaaagaTCAAATCATTTCAATCAACTGAAATGACTTGTTATCTcgtaatcttaattttttcctttaattcaCTCATAACATTTGGCATAATGAAAACGAGTTTGATGATTCTTAACTGTcaaatttaaaggaaaaaagcAAAACTCAACATAACCTAAAACCTGTTCAGTTTAgtgaaaaaatttataataattttctattttaaaatgacaatGTTTGCAAAATCAATTAAAGCGTTTTGTAATTCTCGCTCCTTATTATATAGCAGATCAATACATGTTACAAAAGGTAAGAGACAAAGTAGTgcttttcaaatttaatccGCAAAAATCAAACACTAATAACTcaacttatttaaaagtaatgtatTTGTTACAGCTTTAAATCTCTATTCGCCAACTGCACTTGGCATTGATGGTTATCTTCAATCTCGAAAAAGGGTGAAGgatcaattttttaattttactgataCCTTTAGGGCCAAAATGAGGGATTTTGTTTCGGAACCTAAACATATGATATTTAcagaagatttaaaaaatatggttCACATGGCTGAACCAACAGATTTGGATCTTGTGttaaatatgattaaaaagtAAGTACACTCTCACAAATAGATATAGAGAAAGATTGAATGAAATTGTTTGTGGCAATTGGCTTGATTTGGTGCATTATTCTTATTGTTTACAGGTTCAATAATCAAAATGTAGAATTTAGGTTTGGTTCATTTATATTTGGTCCAGTAGTGATGAGAATGTTTCATTTCTTGGATGCGCCCAATGAAGCATTAAAGGTTAGCTGAACACTTAAACATGTTATCTCtattgattgttttttatgttatgattATTGTGTACTGGTTTtgttagtttaataaattgcAATATGAGCTAATCTATGAGATTTGGTAATATGTCAAAGAGTATGACTAAAGTATACAGAATAGATCCGAGAGTTTATATACAATATGAAACAGTATTGTCATATCTTTTAGAATTATGAAAAAGAATTTGCCAGAATCAGTGATAATGAAAGTTTTaactgttaaatttttaatttcagtccTTTGAAGATCCAGAAAACAGTGGTTTCTATGACCAACTAGTCTCATATCAGATATTACTTGACCTACTGTATAACCATGAAATGTTTGATGAGATGTACAGGGTGTTTGAAAAAGTGCAAGAAAAACAGTTGAATATGACGAAGTTCCCTAAGTACCCTGTGATACTTGTTTTAGCTGCCTGTTATAAACAAgtaagtaacaatattataattaattatttattttagaacacACTGTAACAGCTTAACCCAATAATCAATCTGAAGATTAGTATAATTactttgtatacatttttatactcaCTCTGAGTACAAAAATGTATCAGTCTCCTtaacaatagatttttttttattgtaaaatatgcaCCAGttgtgaagtttttaaaactaattccCTTAATTCTTTAACTAAGTTTTAATAGATGTTACAATGAAGACATCActggaattaaattaatgaacaaTTTCTATCAAAGAAACCTTAGATAGTAAATCTAAAGAAATTTCAGATAGATTATTGGATTGACTTTGGCTATATTACAACATTTGTGTTGTGTTGTCAATTAtgattgtatattaaaattgtaattgtagaATACACCAAAAAGTTTGGAATATGCAACAAAAATATGGACAGAAATGACAAGTGTTGGGACTGTGCCGGTCAGAAGAGCTGCCACATTATTTGCAGGTTTGGACATTTTTGATGATacatttaattgttacaaagtaTTAATGTAATTGGGGAAGATTTAtgtccagcagtgggcagacaAATGCTGATGATGATTGAACTGTGTTTACATtgatataatgttaaaaataaattgtaattgtaacaaATGATAGGGGGATTTTGTATGAGTCTAGTTAATTATCCAttagttatttagttttagtaGAGTTTTTcgtctaataaataaaataaaataagacgGAATATCTATATTGTTGTGTTGTTatgtttactttgttttatatttatagcgCTGGCATTAAATCAGGGAGCCCCACATATCGCATTGGAGAGTATATCAATGCAAAAACCACATTATGTGactattagaaatattaaggTAATTCATCAATGGTACTTTGCATGTAACTTTTTAACCAACTTCAAAAAAGAAGAGGTTCTCAATTtgtctgtatgttttttttacatcacaaCTCCACTCCTGATTGTCTGGTTTTCATgaatcttttttattgtttttttaatgaaaatatatattaataagctACATAATTTAGCaagtattcaaatataatttatttaattacaggCAATCGCTTTAGCAGAAATGGGAAGAGTTGATGACGCTTTGCCGATTTTGAGAGCTGTAATGGATGTAGATTTGCCAGAACAAAATCACAAACATACATTCTTTGAAGAAActgtaagaaaatattgaacaaataactatttgattgttgtaaatttgaaataactgACGAATTGTTTTAGATATCGAAGGTGAGAAGTTGTGTTGAGAAAACGGAAAATAAAGATGTACAAAAGGAGTTTGCAAATATTGAAAAGGCACTTAGAGATAGAGACCTTATAGATAGTcaggtaaaaaaaagttaagccgcattcacatttgcctgacgtgtcgtgtcgtgatgctttctgtcgtgatggctactgttcacatctatgtgacgcgttatgacgcatttttaatcagttccgttatagctctcggagagtttacacattcgcaatgttttttcatgaatcatccgattcggattcagattatgaagaagatatgcagttattggcactggcaacacttctaataaaacaaaaacagagaagaagatattggatacatccagtaaatacaaaaagatagtttagttttaatagattgatccttatattgtttacattttgtatcataaatcgctttatattgtcgtacgtactcgatcagctcgtcgtccataccttctgacgcgtcacaacacgacacgtgcgcgtgcacactagtccgacccgctgtgtcgtgtcgctgcgccgtcccccgcacctcacccaactgacgcggaccgggatcgctactgacgcgacacgacacaagccatcacgacacactgcgtcagagaagtgtgcacgcaaccatattaattgtatgagaccgatacctttctgacgcatcacgacacaacacgtcaggcaaatgtgaacgcggctttatacaccattttttttgtttgtcatttttaatatatattgtcatattaatatttatcacacatttttaattaaatttttaaatattcattgatTCTTGCAGAGATTTATTGGTTAAAAAAGTCGTCTAGTTTAGTTAGATTTCTCAGACTTAATCACTTAAGTCATTGCGCcagattttaatgttaatttaatctgtagtttttataattatttttctatcaaaCTGTTTCTCTTCAATTTAGAAACTTTTGGATTACccttatttaatgtttttttagacGTTAGATTCGCTGGTGACGTCAGAGATAAATTTAACCACCAAGAACCCGAGGAAGCCACAAGGCATGCCACAGATGCCTTACAGTATgagaaaaaacaaacagaacaCAAGAGAAAATATGGTGTGATTAATATTCAGTTTTTACACATCCACTGATTACTACAAAATGTTTAGAAGACTCGTAAATTTGTTCAGTTTTTTGtcactttatttaaaagtgtgaaaatttaaaagtgtaaATGTAATTAGAATTTATGTAATGTGTCATGTTGAAATGAGTAATCTATATGTAGAAGGGAACTTTGCAAAGTGGTCCgagtaataaaagataatgagTAATAAAACACTACAgactatgaaataaaattcaataaaatcacTGGAACAATGTTTGATAGACATCAGAAAATAATGTGTACAAAATGTagtgtaatataaattgattaaaaaattacaaagctgaagttattttatttgtatgtaaaacCTACGAAACAAGTAAACTTAAGTTAGAGCGTTAAAATCTACATTTACGTGACGTAAAGCCTCCGTTTACGTCTATGCTTACGTCTTCGCCTACATTTAAGCCTGCATCTACGCTTCCGTCTACATGTTCATCTACGCCTAAGCCTACGTCTACGACAACGTTTACGCTTACATCTACGTCTAAGGACTTCG
This DNA window, taken from Papilio machaon chromosome 16, ilPapMach1.1, whole genome shotgun sequence, encodes the following:
- the LOC106716629 gene encoding pentatricopeptide repeat-containing protein 2, mitochondrial — encoded protein: MTMFAKSIKAFCNSRSLLYSRSIHVTKALNLYSPTALGIDGYLQSRKRVKDQFFNFTDTFRAKMRDFVSEPKHMIFTEDLKNMVHMAEPTDLDLVLNMIKKFNNQNVEFRFGSFIFGPVVMRMFHFLDAPNEALKSFEDPENSGFYDQLVSYQILLDLLYNHEMFDEMYRVFEKVQEKQLNMTKFPKYPVILVLAACYKQNTPKSLEYATKIWTEMTSVGTVPVRRAATLFAALALNQGAPHIALESISMQKPHYVTIRNIKAIALAEMGRVDDALPILRAVMDVDLPEQNHKHTFFEETISKVRSCVEKTENKDVQKEFANIEKALRDRDLIDSQTLDSLVTSEINLTTKNPRKPQGMPQMPYSMRKNKQNTRENMV
- the LOC106716503 gene encoding serine/threonine-protein kinase PRP4 homolog yields the protein MAECNRTNYRKSNHKSSRSDRKIESVREHGKKTKVKHTDSRTPPLPIMEDFSMEELLKKRKLLCANLEKYKTYSYNETKMLKDANERKRKHVNGDKQDNKSKKYNADAKTIKEPSPEYNQEGIHISESEDEEYIIEQRRKQRKQLLDHLNNSQNIINIEEDSKIQNTSQVDCEIENNDTANSIKSTGKEITDMFSEKDEFPKNKDPEVIIQDNNDKNAELADNWDDEEGYYKARVGDCINNNRYTVKSILGQGVFANVVRAQDHTFKGNEVAIKIIRNNELMQKTGLKEMAILKEINDNDPDDKYHCVKLLRNFIHKGHLCLVLEPFYMDMRSLLKKYGKHNGISLKALMIYTRQLFLALKLLSKIGVIHADIKPDNILVNENKNVLKLCDFGSAAKVNENEPTPYLVSRFYRAPEIILGIPYSYGIDIWSTACTVYEMATNNILFTGGSNNKMLKCFMDLKGKIPSKLLRRSKFKDQHFNYKNNFLLRKKDKVTEREKVVEMNHIVICRDLQRDLKQYFKKLTSSEEKKVVQLKDLLDKMLMLDDKQRLSVTDGLKHSFIQVQI